The following proteins are encoded in a genomic region of Oncorhynchus kisutch isolate 150728-3 linkage group LG4, Okis_V2, whole genome shotgun sequence:
- the LOC109888933 gene encoding ubiquitin domain-containing protein 1-like isoform X1: protein MGVANSRDHHLYHPSQSPIKVVLKRRNEPLKKECLKWKNEYPMTEGQLRCKRDEFWDTAPAFDGRKEIWDALRAAAVAVELNDLEMAQAIVDGACITLPHGTLTESYDELGNRYQLPAYTLTPPANLITERTNDSEAPDQKEPKKPPAFSKEEFQLRVRLSCGKDLRISASMSDTISQLKTVLEGQEDIEVAHQRWFFAGKLLTDKIRLQDTKIQKDFVVQVIVNNYLPVTKLMPN, encoded by the exons atGGGAGTCGCTAACTCCAGGGATCACCATCTCTACCACCCCTCACAGTCTCCCATCAAGGTGGTGCTGAAAA GACGCAACGAGCCACTGAAGAAGGAgtgtcttaaatggaagaatgaGTACCCTATGACAGAGGGCCAGCTGAGGTGTAAGAGGGATGAGTTTTGGGACACGGCCCCAGCCTTTGACGGCAGGAAGGAGATTTGGGATGCGCTCCGAGCAGCAGCGGTGGCCGTAGAGCTTAACGACCTGGAAATGGCTCAGGCTATAGTGGACGGAGCCTGCATCACACTACCACATG GTACTCTGACAGAGAGTTATGATGAACTGGGGAACCGCTACCAGCTTCCTGCTTACACTCTAACCCCTCCCGCCAATCTCATCACTGAACGCACCAATGACAGCGAAGCTCCCGATCAAAAGGAGCCGAAAAAGCCTCCCGCCTTTTCCAAAGAGGAGTTCCAGCTACGAGTTCGACTCTCGTGCG GTAAGGACCTCCGTATAAGCGCCTCCATGTCAGACACCATCTCCCAGCTGAAGACAGTCCTGGAGGGGCAGGAGGACATCGAAGTGGCCCACCAACGCTGGTTCTTTGCCGGTAAACTGCTCACAGACAAGATCCGACTCCAGGACACCAAGATACAGAAAGACTTTGTGGTCCAGGTCATCGTCAACAACTACTTACCAGTTACCAAGCTCATGCCAAACTGA
- the LOC109888933 gene encoding ubiquitin domain-containing protein 1-like isoform X2 → MHCGIADTTSCYVAPDYCGRNEPLKKECLKWKNEYPMTEGQLRCKRDEFWDTAPAFDGRKEIWDALRAAAVAVELNDLEMAQAIVDGACITLPHGTLTESYDELGNRYQLPAYTLTPPANLITERTNDSEAPDQKEPKKPPAFSKEEFQLRVRLSCGKDLRISASMSDTISQLKTVLEGQEDIEVAHQRWFFAGKLLTDKIRLQDTKIQKDFVVQVIVNNYLPVTKLMPN, encoded by the exons ATGCATTGTGGGATAGCAGACACTACATCCTGTTATGTGGCACCCGATTACTGCG GACGCAACGAGCCACTGAAGAAGGAgtgtcttaaatggaagaatgaGTACCCTATGACAGAGGGCCAGCTGAGGTGTAAGAGGGATGAGTTTTGGGACACGGCCCCAGCCTTTGACGGCAGGAAGGAGATTTGGGATGCGCTCCGAGCAGCAGCGGTGGCCGTAGAGCTTAACGACCTGGAAATGGCTCAGGCTATAGTGGACGGAGCCTGCATCACACTACCACATG GTACTCTGACAGAGAGTTATGATGAACTGGGGAACCGCTACCAGCTTCCTGCTTACACTCTAACCCCTCCCGCCAATCTCATCACTGAACGCACCAATGACAGCGAAGCTCCCGATCAAAAGGAGCCGAAAAAGCCTCCCGCCTTTTCCAAAGAGGAGTTCCAGCTACGAGTTCGACTCTCGTGCG GTAAGGACCTCCGTATAAGCGCCTCCATGTCAGACACCATCTCCCAGCTGAAGACAGTCCTGGAGGGGCAGGAGGACATCGAAGTGGCCCACCAACGCTGGTTCTTTGCCGGTAAACTGCTCACAGACAAGATCCGACTCCAGGACACCAAGATACAGAAAGACTTTGTGGTCCAGGTCATCGTCAACAACTACTTACCAGTTACCAAGCTCATGCCAAACTGA